A DNA window from Thermococcus sp. 4557 contains the following coding sequences:
- the glmS gene encoding glutamine--fructose-6-phosphate transaminase (isomerizing), which yields MCGIIGYIGDRAACEVIVKGLKRLEYRGYDSAGVVTEDGGKLFIKKGAGAIDELTEKLGLLEMPGKRGIGHTRWATHGVPNEINAHPHTDCTGKIALVHNGIIENFAEIREYLLSRGHTFKSDTDTEVIAHLIEEELKSAPSFEDAMRNALLKLRGSFALGIIYAEEPDRLYFVRNESPLVLGIGDGENFAASDVPAFLEYTNRAIFLDDGEYAVIGKDFYVIKKLATGEVVEQPVQEIEWTLEMAEKSGYPHFMLKEIYEQPRAIKDAIHGNIDAVKRAAEEIARYEKIFIIAMGTSYHAGLVGRYLFQRLAKKIPIVEDASEFRYEFEDLIDEDTLVIAITQSGETADTLAAMKLARKRGAKVLAIVNVVGSMATRVADMTLYTHAGPEIGVAATKTYTTQLTVLTMLAIELARVLGTADEAYLSSLEDGLKRVPDLVESVLKHDAALRELAENLADRRDFFYIGRGINVPTALEGALKLKEISYIHAEGLSAGELKHGPLALLEEGVPVVAVAPSGKTFDKMVGNVEESRARGAFIIGLGDREELRRVSSAFIEMPCIDELLTPIVYIIPLQLIAYHLAVLRGNDPDKPRNLAKSVTVE from the coding sequence GTGTGTGGAATAATAGGCTACATCGGGGATAGGGCCGCGTGCGAGGTAATAGTCAAGGGGCTCAAGAGGCTCGAATACAGGGGATACGATTCTGCCGGCGTTGTGACGGAGGACGGAGGAAAGCTCTTTATAAAGAAAGGGGCCGGCGCCATAGACGAGCTCACCGAAAAGCTCGGCCTCCTTGAGATGCCTGGGAAGAGGGGAATAGGCCACACCCGCTGGGCCACCCACGGCGTTCCTAACGAGATTAACGCTCACCCCCATACCGACTGCACCGGGAAGATCGCACTCGTCCACAACGGTATAATCGAGAACTTCGCCGAGATTCGCGAGTACCTGCTCTCCCGGGGGCACACCTTCAAAAGCGATACCGACACGGAGGTTATAGCCCACCTGATAGAGGAGGAGCTTAAGAGCGCCCCCAGCTTCGAAGACGCCATGAGGAATGCCCTTCTGAAGCTTAGGGGTTCCTTCGCGCTTGGCATAATCTACGCCGAAGAACCGGACCGGCTCTATTTCGTGAGGAACGAAAGTCCCCTCGTCCTTGGAATAGGGGACGGCGAGAATTTCGCGGCCAGCGACGTGCCGGCCTTCCTCGAGTACACAAACAGGGCTATCTTCCTCGACGACGGGGAGTACGCGGTCATAGGAAAGGACTTCTACGTTATTAAAAAGCTCGCAACCGGCGAGGTCGTTGAACAGCCGGTCCAGGAGATTGAATGGACGCTGGAAATGGCCGAGAAGTCCGGCTACCCACACTTCATGCTCAAGGAAATATACGAACAGCCGAGGGCGATAAAGGACGCAATCCACGGTAACATCGACGCCGTGAAGAGGGCGGCGGAGGAGATAGCCCGCTATGAGAAGATATTCATAATCGCAATGGGCACCTCCTACCACGCCGGTCTCGTGGGCAGGTATCTCTTCCAGAGGCTCGCAAAGAAGATTCCGATCGTTGAAGACGCAAGCGAGTTCCGCTACGAGTTCGAGGACCTGATAGACGAGGACACCCTCGTAATAGCGATAACCCAGAGCGGGGAAACCGCCGACACCCTCGCGGCGATGAAGCTGGCGAGGAAGAGGGGCGCTAAGGTTCTCGCGATAGTCAACGTCGTCGGCAGCATGGCCACCCGCGTGGCGGACATGACCCTCTACACCCACGCCGGACCGGAGATCGGCGTGGCGGCGACCAAGACCTACACCACCCAGCTCACCGTCCTGACCATGCTCGCCATCGAACTCGCGAGGGTTCTCGGAACGGCGGATGAGGCGTACCTCTCCTCCCTGGAGGACGGCCTCAAGAGGGTTCCCGACCTCGTGGAGAGCGTCCTTAAGCACGACGCGGCCCTCAGGGAACTCGCCGAGAATCTTGCGGACAGGAGGGACTTCTTCTACATTGGAAGAGGCATAAACGTGCCAACCGCCCTTGAGGGGGCCCTCAAGCTCAAGGAGATAAGCTACATCCACGCAGAGGGTCTCAGTGCCGGCGAGCTGAAGCACGGCCCGCTTGCCCTCCTCGAGGAGGGCGTCCCGGTCGTCGCGGTGGCCCCGAGCGGAAAGACCTTCGACAAGATGGTGGGCAACGTGGAGGAGTCGAGGGCGAGGGGAGCTTTCATAATCGGCCTGGGGGACAGGGAGGAGCTGAGGCGCGTCTCCAGCGCCTTTATCGAGATGCCCTGTATCGACGAACTGCTGACCCCCATCGTATATATCATACCGCTCCAGCTCATCGCGTATCACCTAGCGGTTTTGAGGGGCAACGACCCCGACAAGCCGAGGAACCTGGCAAAGTCCGTTACCGTTGAATGA
- a CDS encoding membrane-bound dolichyl-phosphate-mannose-protein mannosyltransferase has product MQWRRIAFILIVAVTIIGSMWYLYDFASQPVFRDYVGDEVWYVPAARNILHRLGVDLTYVNETTGSRGVNVIFSNQSMRIKYQYRVEKIAMGHGATYEREYLKFPGVYFELPPDEFGPFLEEVRREIPEGAYYTVPGYWYPDKDNIQNYLNTEHPFLGKDLIMLGMLLEDKPINWRVPGIIAFALIELLVVLATYRVSGSYLAALIALAFTVADPTLQAMSVVAMLDIHVALFVALFVFFLAYDRDRLAAFAIGLAGSTKLSGAFGWPVLLGRALKRGKNLIGFLVTIAVLPAVGFLLPNVPAMVAIGPKKWFDEFLGSFRWHLSNKGGHPAASPVWEWFINKKAFALHYNPDIFAQTDPFLLLAMVLFILALPWLYRKKSGILASFGVFWSTVAVFLLQYALGGTTQFSFYATALVPPAAVVMGVALNELLRWEAFRESIWLYLEWLLEVKDRIRLRLGR; this is encoded by the coding sequence ATGCAGTGGCGAAGGATAGCCTTCATTCTGATAGTTGCCGTCACTATCATCGGCTCCATGTGGTACCTCTACGATTTTGCCTCTCAGCCCGTTTTTCGTGACTACGTGGGGGATGAGGTCTGGTACGTCCCCGCGGCCAGGAACATCCTCCACAGGCTCGGTGTTGACCTGACCTACGTGAACGAGACCACTGGCTCCCGGGGTGTAAACGTCATCTTCTCCAACCAGAGCATGCGGATAAAATACCAGTACAGAGTGGAGAAAATCGCCATGGGGCACGGGGCGACCTACGAGAGGGAATACCTCAAGTTCCCGGGCGTTTACTTTGAGCTTCCCCCCGACGAGTTCGGGCCCTTCCTTGAGGAAGTCAGGAGGGAAATACCCGAGGGGGCTTACTACACGGTTCCCGGCTACTGGTATCCCGACAAGGACAACATCCAGAACTACCTCAACACCGAGCATCCTTTCCTAGGGAAGGACCTCATAATGCTCGGCATGCTCTTGGAGGATAAGCCGATAAACTGGCGCGTCCCCGGCATCATAGCCTTCGCCCTCATCGAACTCCTCGTCGTCCTCGCGACTTACCGGGTGAGCGGGAGCTATCTGGCGGCCCTCATAGCCCTGGCCTTCACCGTGGCTGACCCCACCCTCCAGGCGATGTCTGTGGTGGCCATGCTTGACATCCACGTCGCCCTGTTCGTCGCCCTGTTCGTGTTTTTCCTTGCCTACGACAGAGACCGCCTCGCGGCCTTTGCCATCGGACTCGCCGGCTCCACCAAGCTCAGCGGCGCCTTCGGGTGGCCCGTCCTTCTTGGGAGGGCCCTCAAAAGGGGGAAGAACCTCATCGGCTTTCTCGTGACGATAGCGGTTCTTCCGGCGGTCGGATTTCTCCTGCCGAACGTTCCGGCGATGGTGGCGATCGGACCGAAGAAGTGGTTCGACGAATTCCTCGGAAGCTTCAGGTGGCATCTCTCCAACAAAGGCGGCCATCCCGCCGCCTCTCCCGTCTGGGAGTGGTTCATAAACAAGAAGGCCTTCGCCCTGCACTACAACCCGGACATCTTCGCCCAGACCGATCCCTTCCTCCTCCTGGCGATGGTGCTCTTCATCCTTGCCCTCCCGTGGCTTTACAGGAAAAAATCTGGAATCCTGGCATCTTTTGGAGTGTTCTGGAGCACCGTGGCCGTATTCCTCCTCCAGTACGCGCTTGGGGGCACGACACAGTTCAGCTTCTACGCAACCGCCCTGGTTCCCCCCGCGGCGGTGGTCATGGGCGTGGCCCTCAACGAGCTCCTCCGCTGGGAGGCCTTCAGGGAGTCAATCTGGCTCTACCTGGAGTGGCTGCTGGAGGTAAAGGACAGGATAAGGCTGAGGCTGGGGAGGTGA
- a CDS encoding STT3 domain-containing protein gives MVKTEIKEKRKKKKEEKTSSFGKYYLMFKSYGLPLIALLLAYLGFKLRNITSNYKTFLDPDTFYHYEIYRLAIREWLPKYFPLANPPAGLKISESLGLYTVQAAFYKIVHAISGTDVLGAFKLWPPFVGAMTIIAVYFLGKKLHSNWAGIWGAAFMMFSYANFTKTMSGNNRGEGPFMMFFLYAVLFLLIYLDEKEWNWKKVAGGVLFLITSVLYMGVWLGSQFGVGILLLFAAVHTVVLFIFGKIDELKRFVREFYPMYALSLLLGLALNTTGFVKIKGFLMFSLEAFVGLSILAAIMLYGERLRLNYSDKKHRFGVVAVVGVLGFVAAYFYLGPDLLKFLGSASQSNPLYQTVAELARTDWKTIAAYYSVKSKDGLIFLLSLAGFVMVLARFVIKLVRNDLTGYKEVFLVSYYIGSLYLLLTAVRFVFQASGAILLLAGVAIGEAFLFVENMKESTTTKALYAILLIILFLPLPIIGAQYSKALATNTAKAQGSVPADWINTLNWLKENTNELDSATSWWDYGYWIESSLLGNRRSATDGGHAYDRRYIVADFFSHYGNESEQDFEAWELNYMIVWQQDIYKFNAISYLGGAINYYEYSHIPMFQVVPMQYIQYVNESGKTVVYINTGQAAYQPVMTVDLVKGMIINGGGDIPYVLYVFGNYGVLAYKKVAFSNFVRLAFHIPYSFEPWDAQKLFANFKPVHNDGGVSTYEFRPFAVYRIDKYENGTWKAFYSATGGGKLPLGEQKLRLWISAFGRDVKDATLIFEAYNGTELIKRETLAEGLSINHLNETPVEVSVFVPNATDYRFVLVQDGPVGVLNGEPKVNGEVANPSYLLDEGQSGQLELKAAFRKDYSNVQLALRASIVYYVAPNGKDIEKDEFYLEPHQDIVTYVPVKELSVKAGDNVITAQASMPSDVFSAYIEKLYQEYGEDKVVIVKKRVEPVFITKKEYVIWEG, from the coding sequence ATGGTGAAAACAGAGATTAAGGAAAAGCGAAAGAAGAAAAAGGAGGAAAAAACCTCCTCCTTTGGAAAATACTACCTGATGTTCAAGAGCTACGGCCTTCCGCTGATAGCACTCCTGCTCGCGTATCTGGGCTTCAAACTGAGGAACATAACCTCGAACTACAAGACCTTCCTTGACCCGGACACATTTTACCACTACGAAATTTACCGCCTTGCGATAAGGGAGTGGCTGCCCAAGTACTTCCCGCTGGCCAATCCCCCCGCGGGCCTTAAGATAAGCGAATCGCTCGGCCTCTACACGGTTCAGGCCGCTTTCTACAAGATAGTCCACGCCATCTCAGGCACCGACGTGCTTGGGGCTTTCAAGCTCTGGCCTCCGTTCGTTGGAGCAATGACCATTATAGCGGTCTATTTCCTCGGAAAGAAGCTCCACTCCAACTGGGCGGGCATCTGGGGAGCAGCCTTTATGATGTTCTCCTACGCCAACTTCACCAAGACCATGTCAGGAAACAACCGTGGTGAAGGCCCGTTCATGATGTTCTTCCTCTACGCGGTGCTTTTCCTCCTGATATACCTCGATGAGAAGGAGTGGAACTGGAAGAAGGTAGCGGGAGGGGTCCTCTTCCTCATAACGAGCGTCCTCTACATGGGAGTCTGGCTGGGAAGCCAGTTCGGTGTCGGAATACTCCTGCTCTTCGCCGCGGTCCACACGGTAGTGCTCTTCATCTTCGGCAAAATTGACGAGCTCAAGCGCTTCGTCAGGGAGTTCTACCCCATGTACGCACTCTCACTCCTGCTCGGACTGGCCCTCAACACCACCGGCTTCGTAAAGATAAAGGGCTTCCTGATGTTCTCTCTGGAGGCGTTCGTTGGGCTTTCAATCCTCGCGGCGATAATGCTCTACGGCGAGCGGCTCAGACTCAACTACTCGGACAAGAAACACCGCTTTGGAGTGGTGGCGGTCGTTGGAGTTCTCGGCTTCGTCGCGGCCTACTTCTACCTTGGACCGGACCTGCTCAAGTTCCTCGGAAGCGCCTCCCAGTCCAACCCCCTCTACCAGACGGTAGCCGAGCTCGCCAGGACGGACTGGAAGACGATAGCCGCTTACTACAGCGTCAAATCCAAGGACGGCCTTATATTCCTCCTCTCGCTGGCGGGCTTTGTCATGGTTCTGGCCCGCTTTGTGATCAAGCTTGTCAGGAACGACCTTACGGGCTACAAAGAGGTATTCCTGGTCAGTTACTACATTGGCTCCCTGTACCTGCTCCTCACAGCGGTTCGTTTCGTGTTCCAGGCTTCGGGAGCCATACTCCTCCTGGCGGGCGTTGCAATCGGTGAGGCGTTCCTCTTCGTGGAGAACATGAAGGAGAGCACCACGACCAAGGCCCTCTACGCAATCCTTCTGATAATCCTGTTCCTCCCGCTCCCCATAATCGGTGCACAGTACAGCAAGGCCCTCGCGACGAACACCGCCAAGGCCCAGGGTTCCGTACCCGCGGACTGGATAAACACCCTCAACTGGCTCAAAGAGAACACCAACGAGCTCGACAGCGCCACGAGCTGGTGGGACTACGGCTACTGGATCGAGTCGAGTCTGCTCGGTAACAGACGCTCCGCCACGGACGGTGGTCACGCATACGACAGGCGCTACATAGTCGCGGACTTCTTCTCACACTACGGCAACGAGAGCGAGCAGGACTTCGAGGCCTGGGAGCTCAACTACATGATAGTCTGGCAGCAGGACATATACAAGTTCAACGCCATAAGCTACCTCGGCGGTGCGATAAACTACTACGAATACAGCCACATCCCAATGTTCCAGGTCGTGCCCATGCAGTACATCCAGTATGTCAATGAGAGCGGAAAGACCGTCGTGTACATAAACACCGGCCAGGCAGCGTATCAGCCAGTTATGACGGTCGATCTCGTGAAAGGGATGATCATAAATGGCGGCGGGGATATACCCTACGTCCTCTACGTGTTCGGCAACTACGGCGTTCTGGCTTACAAGAAGGTGGCCTTCAGCAACTTCGTCAGGCTCGCGTTCCACATCCCGTACTCCTTCGAGCCGTGGGACGCTCAGAAGCTCTTCGCCAACTTCAAGCCGGTCCACAACGACGGAGGCGTCTCAACCTACGAGTTCAGGCCATTCGCAGTGTACAGGATCGATAAGTATGAGAACGGCACCTGGAAGGCCTTTTACAGCGCCACGGGTGGAGGAAAACTCCCGCTCGGAGAGCAGAAGCTCAGACTCTGGATTTCTGCCTTCGGCAGGGACGTCAAGGACGCGACCCTGATCTTCGAGGCCTACAACGGAACCGAGCTCATCAAGAGGGAGACCCTCGCAGAGGGCCTCAGCATAAACCACCTCAACGAGACCCCCGTGGAGGTCAGCGTCTTTGTCCCGAACGCCACCGACTACCGCTTCGTCCTCGTTCAGGACGGCCCGGTTGGAGTGCTCAACGGCGAGCCGAAGGTAAACGGAGAGGTCGCCAATCCAAGCTACCTCCTGGATGAGGGTCAGAGCGGCCAGCTCGAGCTCAAAGCCGCGTTCAGAAAGGACTACAGCAATGTGCAGCTTGCACTCAGGGCGAGCATAGTTTACTACGTCGCCCCCAACGGCAAGGACATAGAAAAGGACGAGTTCTACCTCGAGCCCCACCAGGATATCGTAACCTACGTCCCGGTCAAGGAGCTGAGCGTCAAGGCCGGCGACAACGTGATAACGGCGCAGGCATCGATGCCGTCCGACGTTTTCAGTGCGTACATCGAGAAGCTCTACCAGGAGTACGGAGAGGACAAGGTTGTCATAGTCAAGAAGCGCGTGGAGCCGGTGTTCATAACGAAGAAGGAGTACGTAATCTGGGAGGGCTGA
- the eif1A gene encoding translation initiation factor eIF-1A, with the protein MAYHRGRGRRSGGKKKNRQVQGDEVIRVPLPKEGQLFGVIEQALGSGWMDVRCSDGKIRRCRIPGKLKRRMWMRVGDVVIVQPWDVQTEERGDIVYRYTRTQVDWLLRRGKISQEFLSGGELLF; encoded by the coding sequence ATGGCGTACCACAGAGGAAGAGGCAGAAGAAGTGGGGGAAAGAAAAAGAACAGGCAGGTTCAGGGTGACGAGGTCATCCGCGTTCCCCTCCCGAAGGAAGGACAGCTGTTCGGTGTAATCGAGCAGGCCCTGGGGTCCGGATGGATGGACGTGAGGTGCTCCGACGGGAAGATCAGAAGGTGCAGGATACCGGGCAAGCTCAAGAGGCGCATGTGGATGCGCGTGGGCGACGTCGTCATAGTCCAGCCCTGGGACGTGCAGACCGAGGAGCGCGGAGACATAGTCTACCGCTACACCAGGACTCAGGTGGACTGGCTCCTGAGGAGGGGCAAGATAAGCCAGGAATTCCTCAGCGGCGGCGAGCTCCTGTTCTGA
- the rnhB gene encoding ribonuclease HII, with product MKLAGIDEAGRGPVIGPMAIAAVVVDERNVPKLEELGVKDSKKLTPRRRERLFDEIISLLDDYVVLELWPEEIDSREGTLNEFEVENFVKALNSLKVKPDVIYIDAADVKEARFGEDIGKRLDFKAEIIAEHKADDKFVPVSAASIIAKVTRDRAIEKLKEKYGEIGSGYPSDPRTRAFLENYYREHGEFPPIVRRSWKTLKKIEEKLRAEMEARKSKKKGQVSLDEFLKK from the coding sequence TTGAAGCTCGCTGGAATCGACGAAGCCGGCAGGGGCCCCGTAATCGGCCCCATGGCCATAGCGGCGGTTGTTGTGGATGAACGGAACGTTCCAAAGCTCGAGGAGCTTGGGGTTAAGGACTCTAAGAAGCTCACCCCCAGGCGGCGTGAGAGGCTGTTCGACGAGATAATATCTCTGCTGGACGATTACGTGGTTCTGGAGCTTTGGCCGGAGGAGATAGACTCCCGTGAGGGAACTTTAAACGAGTTCGAAGTGGAGAACTTCGTCAAGGCTCTCAACTCGCTCAAGGTGAAGCCCGACGTAATATACATTGACGCCGCCGACGTGAAGGAGGCCCGCTTCGGCGAGGACATCGGGAAGAGGCTGGATTTTAAGGCGGAGATAATAGCGGAGCACAAGGCCGACGACAAGTTCGTGCCAGTCTCAGCGGCCTCGATAATAGCGAAGGTAACCCGCGACAGGGCGATAGAGAAGCTGAAGGAGAAGTACGGCGAGATCGGGAGCGGCTATCCCAGCGACCCGAGGACGAGGGCGTTCTTGGAGAACTACTACCGCGAGCACGGCGAGTTCCCGCCGATAGTCAGGAGGAGCTGGAAGACGCTGAAGAAGATCGAGGAGAAGCTGAGGGCAGAGATGGAGGCCAGAAAATCGAAGAAGAAAGGACAGGTCAGCCTGGACGAGTTTTTGAAGAAGTGA
- a CDS encoding metal ABC transporter permease, with translation MIPEYLIRALLASVMVSVLLGMLSPLINTKGLAFLTHALFHSLLFGAVLGMILGLLFENLSLVMLVALVVTVIVVLTIAELEKLGFSPDSAVGIVASFVAGLTVLGFGVLYKVMATRPYFPLGESIVSYLTGDIFLITLDDLTVLVLGGALLFFVVLFLYRDFLYLSFDPEGMESYGGNARAYLMILYVLVGAIGALIVQTVGLITLQVVAVLPGAIALMVSSDLRKVIGASLFLTLGVQVSSVILAYFTDIPPSGLATIMLGVIYGALLFRR, from the coding sequence GTGATTCCGGAGTATCTGATCAGGGCCCTCCTTGCCAGCGTCATGGTAAGCGTCCTGCTCGGCATGCTCAGCCCGCTCATCAACACGAAGGGACTGGCCTTCCTAACCCACGCCCTCTTCCACTCCCTGCTCTTCGGTGCGGTTCTCGGAATGATACTCGGCCTGCTGTTCGAGAACCTCTCCCTGGTCATGCTCGTTGCACTCGTCGTCACAGTCATTGTCGTGCTCACGATAGCGGAGCTTGAGAAGCTCGGGTTCTCCCCGGATTCCGCGGTTGGAATAGTGGCCAGCTTTGTCGCCGGCCTCACGGTTCTCGGCTTTGGCGTGCTCTACAAGGTGATGGCGACCAGGCCATACTTCCCGCTCGGCGAGAGCATAGTCTCCTACCTCACTGGGGACATCTTCCTGATAACCCTCGACGACCTTACCGTCCTCGTCCTCGGGGGTGCCCTTCTTTTCTTCGTCGTCCTCTTCCTGTACCGCGATTTCCTCTACCTCAGCTTCGACCCGGAGGGCATGGAGAGTTACGGGGGCAACGCGAGGGCCTACCTCATGATCCTCTACGTCCTCGTCGGTGCCATCGGCGCCCTCATCGTCCAGACCGTCGGCCTCATAACCCTCCAGGTGGTAGCCGTTCTTCCGGGCGCGATAGCGCTGATGGTCAGCAGCGACCTGCGCAAGGTCATCGGGGCCAGCCTGTTCCTCACCCTGGGCGTCCAGGTGTCCTCCGTGATCCTCGCCTACTTTACCGACATACCCCCCAGCGGCCTGGCGACGATAATGCTAGGCGTCATCTACGGCGCTCTGCTCTTCAGGAGGTGA
- a CDS encoding metal ABC transporter ATP-binding protein produces the protein MEAITAESLTILYDGKPAVEGVDFTLEDGETLLLLGPNGAGKTTLLKAIACFHRDYTGRLEVFGKPPCEAKELIGYVPQSHSLNERVPLTALEVVAMGGVYRRGFVHFKLPPETMEKAGEVLGFVGLAEVGDRLFSELSGGQKQRVLLARALMSDPKLLLLDEPLSALDPSARAEVASVLAKIKRERRVTMVITTHDINPLIEVGDKIMLLNRRLIAFGSPENVLQDPIIKSVYGPLARVIPVEGKLFCITGDVHLHRHGGGGR, from the coding sequence ATGGAGGCAATAACCGCCGAAAGCCTCACGATACTCTACGACGGAAAGCCCGCTGTGGAGGGGGTAGACTTCACTCTCGAGGATGGCGAGACGCTCCTCCTGCTCGGCCCCAACGGGGCCGGCAAGACGACCCTGCTCAAGGCAATCGCCTGCTTCCACAGGGACTACACCGGACGGCTGGAGGTCTTCGGGAAACCGCCCTGCGAGGCGAAGGAGCTAATAGGCTACGTCCCCCAGAGCCACAGCCTCAACGAGAGGGTTCCTCTCACCGCCCTGGAGGTCGTTGCGATGGGCGGCGTCTACCGCCGCGGCTTCGTCCACTTCAAGCTCCCGCCGGAGACTATGGAGAAGGCGGGGGAAGTCCTCGGCTTCGTCGGGCTCGCGGAAGTGGGTGACAGGCTTTTCAGCGAGCTGAGCGGCGGTCAGAAGCAGCGCGTCCTCCTCGCGAGGGCCCTGATGAGCGACCCCAAACTGCTCCTCCTCGACGAGCCGCTCTCCGCCCTGGACCCCAGCGCAAGGGCGGAGGTCGCCAGCGTTCTGGCCAAGATAAAGCGCGAGAGACGGGTGACGATGGTCATCACAACCCACGACATCAACCCCCTAATCGAGGTCGGGGACAAAATCATGCTCCTCAACAGACGCCTGATAGCCTTCGGAAGTCCGGAGAACGTCCTTCAGGACCCGATAATCAAATCCGTATACGGCCCGCTGGCAAGGGTCATACCCGTTGAGGGCAAGCTCTTCTGCATAACCGGCGACGTCCACCTGCACAGGCACGGGGGTGGCGGGCGGTGA
- a CDS encoding methyltransferase domain-containing protein, which yields MLEGISEEKVREAVELIRKGYDERKLRARLGSDWEIIAELARARIKAKDKFSRDDLWMDLEGLRYSTHEMVARYRSERLEKAGVRSIADVSCGIGIQLIFYAMKVERAYGIDIDPAKVEFARRNAEKYGVSNIEFINADSLAPETVGRIDAEVVFSDPARPPEMPERRLEDLLPSPLRIYEAYKSRADAFIFDLPPQIRRERIPWKGEFEYIDLFGALNRLTFYTEPLASAERSAVVLPAGARLESNPDLENILEWTDEPGEYLYEVPQAVDYADLLNELLHVLNGEAKMLLREKRRVLATGDAPLKSPYLKRTYAVVGVLPFHPVRINDFLRREGFGRATLKLSIPQEEYWRVRKRIEANLSGDRRAFVFRVGGKAVVAEAL from the coding sequence ATGCTCGAAGGGATAAGCGAGGAGAAGGTCAGGGAAGCTGTAGAGCTGATTAGAAAGGGCTACGACGAGAGGAAGCTCCGCGCAAGGCTCGGCAGTGACTGGGAAATCATCGCGGAGCTAGCCAGGGCGCGGATCAAGGCGAAGGACAAGTTCTCGCGCGACGACCTCTGGATGGACCTCGAGGGTCTGCGCTACTCAACCCACGAGATGGTCGCGAGGTACCGCTCGGAGCGCCTTGAGAAGGCCGGCGTGAGGAGCATAGCGGACGTTTCCTGCGGTATCGGAATCCAGCTCATATTCTACGCCATGAAGGTTGAGAGGGCCTACGGGATCGACATAGACCCCGCAAAGGTTGAGTTCGCCAGGAGAAACGCCGAAAAGTACGGAGTCTCGAACATCGAGTTCATCAACGCCGACTCGCTCGCCCCCGAGACGGTCGGGAGGATCGACGCCGAGGTGGTCTTCTCAGACCCCGCCAGGCCCCCGGAAATGCCCGAAAGGCGGCTGGAAGACCTCCTGCCCAGCCCGCTGAGAATCTACGAAGCGTACAAATCCCGGGCCGATGCGTTCATCTTCGACCTCCCGCCGCAGATAAGGCGCGAGAGGATACCCTGGAAGGGGGAGTTTGAGTACATAGACCTCTTCGGGGCCCTCAACAGGCTGACCTTCTACACCGAACCCCTCGCCAGTGCGGAGAGGAGCGCGGTTGTTCTTCCAGCGGGGGCAAGGCTGGAGAGCAATCCGGACCTTGAGAACATCCTCGAGTGGACGGACGAGCCCGGCGAGTACCTCTACGAGGTCCCGCAGGCCGTTGACTACGCCGACCTGCTGAACGAGCTGCTCCACGTTCTAAACGGGGAGGCCAAAATGCTCCTCCGCGAAAAGAGACGCGTTCTTGCAACGGGCGACGCACCCCTGAAAAGCCCGTACCTCAAGAGAACCTACGCCGTGGTCGGCGTCCTCCCGTTCCACCCGGTGAGGATAAACGACTTCCTCAGGAGGGAGGGCTTCGGAAGGGCCACGCTCAAGCTCAGCATCCCCCAGGAGGAGTACTGGCGGGTTAGGAAGAGGATAGAGGCCAACCTGAGCGGGGACAGAAGGGCCTTCGTCTTCAGGGTCGGCGGGAAGGCCGTGGTAGCCGAGGCGCTATAA
- a CDS encoding PCNA-inhibitor, translating into MNRTLDEFLEAALPKAPGNGDGGERRRKKKRLKSTSLESFLPQEYVDYFKGLRIGSKKIRNARVEEL; encoded by the coding sequence ATGAACAGGACGCTCGATGAGTTCCTTGAGGCGGCTCTCCCGAAGGCTCCGGGGAACGGGGATGGTGGGGAGCGGAGGAGAAAAAAGAAGCGGCTGAAATCAACCAGCCTGGAGTCTTTTCTTCCACAGGAATACGTGGACTACTTCAAGGGGCTCCGCATAGGGTCGAAGAAAATAAGGAACGCCAGGGTGGAGGAGTTATAG